Proteins co-encoded in one Sporosarcina sp. FSL K6-1522 genomic window:
- a CDS encoding DEAD/DEAH box helicase, with protein MVAIHDVLEKLRTNPAFSTNVAHYKTIEGKNARYADFPEQLHPSIIKALASKGIQQLYSHQREAFERAVNGESFTAVTPTASGKSLCYHLPVMQSILEDEAARAIYLFPTKALAQDQLADLHELIEASEETILSYTYDGDTAPGLRSKVRKSGHIVLTNPDMLHSGILPHHTKWVSLFENLKYIIIDELHTYKGVFGSHVAHVLRRLKRICHYYGSNPVFICTSATIANPQELAESLTNTEMQLIANNGAPAGKKHFIFYNPPVVHPTFGIRRSAVLEVRDIAALLYQESIQTIIFAKSRVRVEMLVTYMKELTKKKLFDETVMGYRGGYLPSERRKIEKGLRDGTIRTVVSTNALELGIDIGQLQACIMTGYPGNIASAFQQAGRAGRRQEEALIVYVAQSVALDQYIIEHPEYLLGQSPEEARIHPDNMLILMDHLKCASFELPFTSIETYGEFEVQELLAFLESEGVLVKTTDKWHWMTERFPASEVSLRSASQENVVIIDKTHPKATRVIGEMDRFSALTLLHEEAIYIHQGTQFQVEELDWEEKKAYVTEVDVDYFTDANLAVELKVMNEDDVKSFGNREAAYGDLAVLAIPTIFKKIRFDSHDNIGSGSISLPAEELHTSSTWYTFDIPKGWTGAGLTDAMTGAAYAIASFIPLFVRCDRRDIHVVPQVKAVHSGKPTFFIYDSYPGGIGLSEKIFDRWDELLRQAANHVAACRCESGCPVCIGAQEAGMGMKQDVASLLHTLAGGERHVI; from the coding sequence ATGGTAGCCATTCACGATGTACTCGAAAAACTGCGTACGAATCCTGCATTTTCAACGAATGTCGCTCATTATAAAACCATTGAAGGAAAAAATGCGCGCTATGCTGACTTTCCTGAACAACTTCATCCATCCATCATCAAGGCATTGGCATCAAAGGGCATTCAGCAGCTCTATAGCCATCAACGAGAAGCCTTTGAACGGGCAGTTAATGGGGAATCTTTTACGGCAGTCACGCCAACAGCATCTGGGAAATCGCTCTGTTATCATCTACCTGTTATGCAAAGCATTCTAGAAGATGAGGCGGCGCGGGCCATTTATTTATTTCCCACAAAAGCGCTAGCCCAAGATCAACTCGCAGACCTTCATGAATTAATCGAAGCGAGTGAAGAAACGATTTTAAGTTATACCTATGACGGAGACACGGCACCAGGATTGCGCTCTAAAGTGCGAAAGTCGGGTCATATTGTGTTGACGAATCCGGATATGCTGCACTCTGGGATTTTGCCACATCATACGAAATGGGTATCTTTATTTGAAAATCTGAAATACATCATCATTGACGAATTGCACACGTATAAAGGCGTTTTTGGTAGTCATGTGGCGCATGTGCTACGCAGGTTAAAACGCATATGCCACTATTATGGAAGCAACCCGGTATTTATCTGTACGTCAGCAACGATTGCGAATCCTCAGGAGTTGGCAGAGTCGTTGACGAATACGGAGATGCAGTTAATCGCCAATAATGGGGCGCCAGCAGGGAAGAAGCACTTTATTTTTTACAATCCACCCGTTGTGCATCCAACTTTCGGTATTCGAAGAAGTGCCGTGCTTGAAGTACGTGATATTGCGGCGCTGTTATATCAGGAAAGTATTCAGACCATCATCTTCGCCAAAAGTCGCGTACGCGTCGAAATGCTCGTGACGTATATGAAAGAGCTGACGAAGAAAAAGCTGTTCGATGAAACCGTCATGGGCTACAGGGGAGGTTATTTACCTTCGGAACGACGGAAAATTGAAAAAGGGTTGCGTGACGGAACCATTCGCACGGTCGTCAGTACGAATGCGCTTGAACTAGGCATTGATATTGGGCAACTGCAAGCTTGCATCATGACAGGTTACCCGGGAAATATTGCGAGTGCCTTTCAACAGGCAGGGCGTGCGGGGAGAAGACAGGAAGAGGCACTCATTGTTTACGTCGCGCAGTCTGTTGCGCTCGATCAATACATTATCGAACATCCAGAATACTTGCTTGGGCAATCGCCTGAAGAAGCCCGGATTCACCCGGATAATATGTTGATCTTAATGGATCATTTGAAATGCGCTTCATTCGAGTTGCCTTTTACATCGATAGAAACATACGGTGAATTTGAAGTGCAAGAACTACTCGCTTTTCTCGAAAGTGAAGGGGTTCTTGTGAAGACCACAGACAAATGGCATTGGATGACAGAGCGTTTTCCGGCGAGTGAAGTGAGCCTACGCTCCGCATCACAGGAAAATGTCGTCATTATCGATAAAACCCATCCAAAAGCAACACGAGTGATTGGCGAAATGGACCGTTTCAGCGCGCTGACTCTTCTCCATGAAGAGGCGATTTATATTCATCAAGGCACGCAATTTCAAGTCGAGGAACTCGATTGGGAAGAAAAGAAAGCCTACGTCACAGAAGTCGATGTCGATTACTTCACTGATGCGAATCTTGCGGTAGAACTGAAAGTGATGAATGAAGATGACGTGAAGTCGTTTGGCAATCGAGAAGCAGCCTATGGTGATTTGGCTGTGCTGGCGATTCCGACGATTTTTAAGAAAATCCGATTTGATTCACATGACAATATTGGCTCTGGATCGATTTCATTGCCGGCGGAGGAGTTACATACGTCTTCTACGTGGTACACCTTTGATATACCTAAAGGATGGACCGGTGCCGGATTAACCGATGCGATGACGGGTGCGGCGTATGCCATTGCGTCCTTCATTCCATTATTTGTTCGCTGTGACCGTAGGGATATCCATGTCGTACCACAAGTAAAGGCTGTTCATTCAGGGAAGCCAACCTTTTTTATTTACGACAGTTATCCAGGTGGTATTGGTTTAAGTGAGAAAATCTTTGATCGTTGGGATGAATTACTGCGCCAAGCGGCCAATCATGTAGCTGCCTGTCGCTGTGAATCAGGGTGTCCGGTTTGTATCGGAGCGCAAGAAGCAGGGATGGGTATGAAGCAAGACGTTGCATCGCTATTGCATACGCTTGCGGGAGGCGAACGTCATGTCATATGA
- the recU gene encoding Holliday junction resolvase RecU, which produces MAIRYPNGKQYVPVQRTDIQKKINPSFSNRGKTLEDELNESNEYYLSRGMAVIHKKPVPIQVVNVRYPARSAAVITEAYFRTPSTTDFNGVWSGKYIDFEAKETKNTTSFPLQNIHEHQVNHMKDVTEQGGVAFLIVKFSSLDRYFILSYDHFKGFWERMLVGGRKSITLVEFEKTSTEIESGYNPRLDYLQAVATLVDQQTKELKGRETYE; this is translated from the coding sequence ATGGCGATCCGCTATCCGAACGGTAAACAATATGTACCCGTTCAAAGGACGGACATTCAAAAGAAAATCAATCCTTCATTCAGTAACCGCGGCAAGACGTTAGAGGATGAGTTGAATGAATCGAATGAGTACTACTTAAGTAGGGGCATGGCTGTCATCCATAAAAAACCGGTCCCCATCCAAGTCGTCAATGTACGTTATCCAGCTAGAAGTGCTGCAGTCATAACAGAAGCCTATTTTAGAACACCGTCTACGACAGATTTCAACGGTGTATGGAGTGGCAAGTACATTGATTTCGAAGCAAAGGAAACGAAAAACACAACCTCTTTTCCTTTGCAAAACATCCATGAGCATCAGGTCAACCATATGAAAGATGTTACAGAGCAAGGTGGAGTTGCTTTTCTCATTGTGAAATTCAGTTCACTTGACCGCTATTTCATCCTCTCCTATGATCACTTCAAGGGATTTTGGGAAAGAATGCTCGTGGGTGGCAGAAAATCGATTACACTTGTAGAGTTTGAGAAAACGTCTACCGAAATTGAATCAGGGTACAACCCACGACTTGATTATTTACAAGCAGTGGCTACCCTAGTCGATCAACAAACGAAAGAACTGAAAGGCAGGGAAACATATGAGTGA
- a CDS encoding DegV family protein — translation MTKKIAWITDTAAQLDQAFIQQHNVHILPLSVVFEDGAYKEDIDLTQDEFYEKLHMTKIPPKTSQPAIGEMVALYENLQQQGYDCAIALHVSSGMSGTFDSSQTAAQMVDFKVYPIDSKIGSYPMVKMIEIGSELIELGHDVEEVVTAVKKLTENSELAFIPVNLNQLHKSGRVSGTQAFLSNLLNIKVIISFEDGKPVMQEKVRAYKRARKNVTDLLRSDMKKGTIPEIAVIHCNNTNAAHTWRDELLLEFPDLHIQVLPLSVCVGVHAGEGTTGLSWVRY, via the coding sequence ATGACGAAGAAAATCGCTTGGATTACGGATACAGCTGCGCAACTAGACCAGGCTTTTATCCAACAGCATAATGTACATATTTTACCGCTAAGTGTCGTATTTGAAGATGGTGCCTATAAAGAAGATATCGATTTAACACAGGACGAGTTCTATGAAAAATTACATATGACGAAAATCCCTCCTAAAACGTCTCAGCCTGCTATTGGTGAGATGGTTGCTCTCTATGAAAATTTACAACAACAAGGCTATGATTGCGCTATTGCCCTGCATGTTTCGAGTGGCATGTCAGGTACGTTTGACAGTTCACAGACAGCGGCACAAATGGTAGATTTCAAGGTCTATCCTATCGATTCCAAAATTGGTTCCTACCCTATGGTTAAAATGATTGAGATTGGTAGCGAGCTGATTGAACTAGGGCATGATGTTGAAGAAGTGGTGACAGCCGTCAAAAAGTTAACGGAAAATTCCGAGCTAGCGTTTATCCCCGTGAATCTAAATCAACTCCATAAAAGTGGGCGCGTCTCTGGTACACAAGCCTTTTTAAGTAATTTGCTAAACATCAAGGTCATTATTTCATTTGAAGATGGTAAACCTGTCATGCAAGAAAAAGTACGTGCGTATAAACGAGCGAGAAAAAATGTAACCGATTTACTGCGTAGCGATATGAAAAAAGGAACAATCCCAGAAATCGCAGTCATTCACTGCAACAACACGAACGCGGCGCATACTTGGCGGGATGAACTGTTGCTGGAATTCCCAGACCTACACATTCAAGTACTCCCCCTCAGCGTCTGTGTTGGCGTACATGCAGGCGAAGGGACAACTGGTTTGAGTTGGGTGAGGTACTAA
- a CDS encoding YppE family protein — protein MLAVCKECFERHAQMRELDREPDFFIEVKPYADQYHTLLDEWTVEVSEWIKTTKPKYVHPIQIASLNDSMKQFIVQSFYKKTGKKRFVLSINSAEYTLKTILDALKSEKDGQ, from the coding sequence TTGCTTGCGGTTTGCAAGGAATGCTTTGAACGCCATGCACAAATGCGGGAACTCGATCGGGAACCTGATTTTTTTATAGAAGTAAAACCCTATGCAGATCAATACCATACATTGCTTGATGAATGGACTGTGGAAGTTTCAGAATGGATTAAGACGACGAAGCCGAAATATGTTCATCCTATACAAATCGCATCACTAAATGACTCGATGAAACAATTCATCGTACAGTCATTTTACAAAAAGACGGGTAAAAAACGTTTCGTCTTGTCCATTAATTCCGCTGAATATACATTGAAGACGATTTTGGATGCGCTGAAGAGTGAAAAGGACGGGCAATAA